The Plutella xylostella chromosome 11, ilPluXylo3.1, whole genome shotgun sequence genome contains the following window.
tgatcctgttgctgctgatcctgaacCGTTTCCGCTAGATGCAGctcctgatgctgatgatccGTTTCTGCTTGATGCTGctcctgatgctgatgatcctGAACCGTTTCCGCTTGATGCAGctcctgatgctgatgatcctGAACCGTTTCCGCTTGATGCTGCTCCTGATGCTGATaatcctgatgctgctgatcctgatgctgctgatcctgatgctgctgatcctgatgagcctgatcctgatgctgctgatcctgatgctgctgatcctgatgctcctgatcctgatgctgctgatccagATGAGCCTGATCCAGATGCTGCTGctcctgatgctgatgatcctgatgctgctgatcctgatgctgctgatcctgaacCGTTTCCGCTTGATGCTGctcctgatgctgatgatcctgatgctgctgatcctgatgctgctgatcctgatgagcctgatcctgatgctgctgatcctgatgctgctgatcctgatgagcctgatcctgatgctgctgatcctgatgctcctgatcctgatgctgctgatccagatgctgctgatcctgatgagcctgatcctgatgctgctgctcctgatgctgatgatcctgatgctgctgatcctgttgctgctgatcctgaacCGTTTCCGCTAGATGCAGCCcctgatgctgatgatcctGAACCGTTTCCGCTTGATGCTGctcctgatgctgatgatcctgatgctgctgatcctgatgagcctgatcctgatgctgctgatcctgatgctcctgatcctgatgctgctgatccagatgctgctgatcctgatgagcctgatcctgatgctgctgctcctgatgctgatgatcctgatgctgctgatcctgatgctgctgatcctgaacCGTTTCCGCTTGATGCAGCtccagatgatgatgatgatccaTTTCCGCTTGATGCTGCTCCTGATGATGAGCTTCCACtgcctgatgctgctgatccggCTGCTGAGCCGTTTCCGCCTGATGATGAGGCTCCTGCTGCACTGCTTCCACTTCCAGATCCTGCTGCTGCAGATGAGCCGTTGCTTCCGCCTACACCTCCGGAGGCGGCTGATCCTGCTGACGTCGCTGATCCGGATGATCCAGAACCACCTGAGGAGCCAGATGCGGCTGTAGACCCTGATGACGCGGATCCTGATCCTCCACTACCATCGGCTGAACCAGAGGCTGCAGTTGCGCCGGATGatgctgatcctgatgctgagCCATAGCCAGCTGCACTCTCGAATGCAGCCTGGTCAGCGTCGTCGTTCAGGGATTCACTCATGTCACTGCTCTGGTTAGACGTGGAGGTGCTGTCCAGGGTGCTGGATGTAGCGGATGTACCGTCAGCATTGctaacggtgttgccagtgctTTGTGCGTAAGTTTGAGCATCGTTGTGTGATGATGAAGTGATGGCGTTTCCGTTACCGTCGGCGTATGAGCGAGAGTTGTCGTTGGAGACGGCCTCATTGTCTAACTCGGAGACATTGCTGACTGCTGATCCGTCACTGGCGGTAGAGGCAGTTTCGGCCCTGGAGACATCTTTTTGCGCATGAGTCGAGCTGCTTGATGAAATCGTTCGTGGCTCTGTggattcaaaaatatttgtagtaGGTTAAAAGCATTCCAATCCAAatacatttaagtattttgttttctgATTACATCAAACATCAccacccatcacgtccccactgctggggcacgggtctccttccaatgaaaaaAGGGTTTTAGTCCTaatccaccacgctggcctagtgcggatTGGTGGATCCCAGCaaaagcaagcttgtgctgagagagttatCGGGTAAATGGGCAACCCGACCGTCAGATATTTTCAAGATGCCCGAAGATGCTCTCTCTCTGCCTAgtcttaacgactgctgccaaaacagcaaccgggacgGGACGTTTAGCCGTTTTATGATACGGTGCTGtcaaattttgatcaaataactatgatattatgtttatttcgCGTAAtgtgataggtacttactgggATAAGCCTGGACTGCGGCAAAGGCCTGGAAGAAAAACAAACATGAAATCATTATTTTCTGATGGCCTCTGATTTAAATCTATggaaatacaatttaaaaaacaaaattgcacaaataaaaactaagAAAACTTAGCAAAACAGAAGAAAAACTTGGTTGGGAACTTACCACGAGCACGAGAAGGCAGATGGTCGACTTCATGTTGGTTGATGCTGAACTTGCTTTGGTTATTGCCGAGCTCAGAGCAGCTTATATACTAAACCACATGTGTGATCAAATAGTCTATTAACCAAGTGCATACTTTTGTCAATATAGgctttgtttataattgtttagtaaataaataagtaggtatctgtaattattttctatCAGGTCATGTCTTTTTATCATTGCCAAGATCAACGTGTATtgagttttataataagtgtaatgtaatgtaacttCACTTTTGTCTTTCTAGCACTTATTTTTAAAGTGATCAAGAGATCAGAGAACTAACTTAGATAATAGCACTGCATCATTCAgaaaataagttttgtttCCTGGcatcaaattattttatctgGAACTTTACGAAACCCTTGGTCTGTAAACCTTAGAAACTTGTTagcctatttaaaaaaatataatgctGTGATTTGAAAGCTAGATTTTGAGTTTTTAGGATAAAGTTTACGAATCagtaacatacttaattatattccAGGGACTAATTGGACTAATTGGTCGTTGGTTAAAACGTTTATTTTTTAGTAggtaactaaaaaaaacaatttacttattaaataaaagtaaacacTGACGGTTGCTGCTGAGAGTTTTGTTGTATTCATTTAATTGTGACGCTTATTTTCTATGTTCAGACATGTTTCCACTGAATTCTGCTGCACGGGCACTGTTTTCAGCTGGACTGTTTCCAACTGGTGCTTGTTTGGCTTGACTGTTTCCGACTGGTGCTTGTTTCACTGATTTGTTTCCGCCAGCATCTGCCCTATCAGATCGCTTTCGGCTTGACGATGAGCTTTTACTAGCCGAAGATTTGACATGACTGCGTTCATTTTTAGCTGCAAGGTCATCCGCATTTGAAGATCTACTAGACGGAGGTTTTACAGTGGAGCTATTTGATCCCAAATTTGTTGCTCGTTCTTTTGCTATAGTCCGAATAGATTCAGTATTGTGTTCAATATCTGGTTCTGTTGATGTCTCGATGGTTTTGGTTACATTGGATGCGTTCCTTTCATGTTTTCCAGATATTTCTTCAGTAGTACTATTTTGGTAAGATGTTACTACTGTTGCATCCTTAGCAGTTGTTGATATTGATCCTGTGATTACGTTGTGGTCAGCCTGTACTTTTGAAGATTtatctaaaaaatatattaaattatataagttGAATTAGTGTAGGTACCTGTTATAGAGGTAGGCCTATTAAAGACCTAAACTTGACGGTTTTGTTctttaatacctatattattattattattattatgttgtgtcgttaccatcacgggaccatggggtcccgggcatttggaaggcgtgcatggggccgaagccaacatgtagaggcccgtttgacaacattaatctatatgaaatgtgacaccaaccgaagattttccctgtgtaaactatggagtaaacccaaggaaaatccccggttagtgcaggactattgtaggatatggagaaaactaatacagggttatggaagggggtgctaaatggactgggtaactgggactatggaaggactatggcccctgcctggacctatatgtttcacacacggataaaaaggcagggggtgactcgcacacacagtaaatgggccccccaaaacagtcgctagcacataacagtgacgtagcaacaatggggcaacatggcatgaggtgctaaggatggagaggtattccacggctctcaggacaatcgcgttatcggtcaagatccctacaagcaccttactgggtaatacaatatttaaatttaaattattattattattattcattattaaGTAAACCAGTAAAAGGGGTAGGTGTGAAAGCTTCAATCTGAAAACTTTTGGCAATTGGTAAAAACCACTAGTCTTATCCCAAAGTTACTATAGggaacattatttttttccctcaTTTTCAAAGTGACGTAGATCAAAACTTGTTTGGAATGATCCTCAGAGTCACTTAGCAAAATGAGAgacttagggcctgtttcacagtGTCTGGATAATGGATACCTGTTAGataagacatgctgtcactctctggaATTAAGGTAGAATTTCACCAAACCCTAAACGTATTTAGCAGCCTGTCATACCTTTGTCAGTTACTacaaaatgaatttaaaatttgatttaaatacaattttaaatacgtttagcgtttggtaaaagtgaccctaagTCTGTTTTAGACATGAAATCGtgtattttatcccacaggtagccattattatagttacagtaagtataatataattataacagtTAACATACCTGTAGCCCCTTGTTCCCCAGCATCAATAGGTCCATCTGATGACTCTATAACTTTGACACCATCAGATGATGGAACGGCTGCTTCAGAAGACACAGATTGGGAGGCTATCTCAGATGCTGCGAATTtggtgttttcttttgcaTCTCCTGAATTCAGGACTGAAGATCCGTTGGAAAACGTGGACACTGATATTGAACTGAAATTAGCTGTTTCGTTAGTTGACGCAGCCTTATCAGCGTCCAAATTCAAAGATACATTAGTCTGTTTTGATGTGAGACTATCTATGGTCTGATGTGCTGTATCATTTGTATTGACATCAGTTTCTGGATTGTTGGGTTGGTTAAGTACTGAAGAGCCTGATACTGAGCTGAAATTAGCTGTTTTGTTAGCTATCGCAGCCTTATCAGTGtccaaattcaaaaattcATTAGTCTGTTTTAATGTGAGACTATCTATGGTCTGATGTTTGGCTGTATCATTTGTATTGACGCCAGTTTCTGGATTGCTGAGTTGGTTAAGTACTGAAGAGCCGTTAAAAGCCGTGGAAACTGATACTGAACTGAAATTAGCTGTTTTTTTAGCTAACGCAGCCTTATCAGTGTCCAAATTCAAAGATACATTAGTCTGTTTTGATGTGAGATCTATGTTCTGATGTTTGGCTGTATCATTTGTATTGACGTCAGTGGCTGGACCGCTGGTTTGGTTAATTAAAGTATCGTTCTCTGGTGGTGAGTGATTTTGATTGATGCTTCTGTTATTGTCACTGTGCGAggttttgtttgtgtttgtgataGTTGAATTGTCCATATTGACTTCGTCTTCACTGTTGGGGTTAGTTGTTTCATTTTTAGCAAAGTCTTTATCATTATGACTTGTGGTGTTTGTTGTCGTGGAAACTTCATGTGGATCTGTTGACGATGTTTGGTTTAATTCCAATAAATGTACCCCAAAATTTATAGAGGTTTTAGTCGCTTTAAAACAGCTTCACAATAATTTTTGTTAATGAATATTGactttttgattgaaaagAGTCTAAACTACTGTGTTTCAAAGCAATTTGTAAAGGTTCTCTAAACTTAACTATTGGATTTGGATCTTACttatatcgattctgaaggcacaatatttttgttgtcTAACTCTATCGGTTACATAACTACATTTTTCCACTGAAAAATTAGatttgcacacacacacattgagtatttttttaaataaggaatATTTAATAGCATAATGTATACCAACCTATAATTTCTCTTGCTCTGGATATTAAGGCCACTAGGAACTTGAGTATTCCCGGTTTAAGATGACTTTCTGCCCATCGCGCCGTTTGGAgcatgaaaaataaagtaatgttAATATAGGGACTTagggccggtttttttatgcGTAGTgaactcaaccattggtcaaaaatcgCAACCGTTGGTTAAAAACCAACATTTATTAGTAGCTGTCCATGCTTGACACATGTCTTGAGTAATGGTTATAGTTGACTACGATTAAAAAAACCGGTCCTAAATCATTTgactaattttattgttaaagtaaaccataaattgaaataatacTAAGCTCTAAAACTAATTAACAACCTAAACTAAATGAGCacctataaatatacataatcctaactcctaactaatattcaaaatgcgaaagtaactatgtctgtctctctgTCTG
Protein-coding sequences here:
- the LOC119693338 gene encoding secreted protein C, with the protein product MKSTICLLVLVAFAAVQAYPKPRTISSSSSTHAQKDVSRAETASTASDGSAVSNVSELDNEAVSNDNSRSYADGNGNAITSSSHNDAQTYAQSTGNTVSNADGTSATSSTLDSTSTSNQSSDMSESLNDDADQAAFESAAGYGSASGSASSGATAASGSADGSGGSGSASSGSTAASGSSGGSGSSGSATSAGSAASGGVGGSNGSSAAAGSGSGSSAAGASSSGGNGSAAGSAASGSGSSSSGAASSGNGSSSSSGAASSGNAVMLDK
- the LOC119693339 gene encoding uncharacterized protein LOC119693339; its protein translation is MDNSTITNTNKTSHSDNNRSINQNHSPPENDTLINQTSGPATDVNTNDTAKHQNIDLTSKQTNVSLNLDTDKAALAKKTANFSSVSVSTAFNGSSVLNQLSNPETGVNTNDTAKHQTIDSLTLKQTNEFLNLDTDKAAIANKTANFSSVSGSSVLNQPNNPETDVNTNDTAHQTIDSLTSKQTNVSLNLDADKAASTNETANFSSISVSTFSNGSSVLNSGDAKENTKFAASEIASQSVSSEAAVPSSDGVKVIESSDGPIDAGEQGATDKSSKVQADHNVITGSISTTAKDATVVTSYQNSTTEEISGKHERNASNVTKTIETSTEPDIEHNTESIRTIAKERATNLGSNSSTVKPPSSRSSNADDLAAKNERSHVKSSASKSSSSSRKRSDRADAGGNKSVKQAPVGNSQAKQAPVGNSPAENSARAAEFSGNMSEHRK